The Glandiceps talaboti chromosome 9, keGlaTala1.1, whole genome shotgun sequence genome window below encodes:
- the LOC144439751 gene encoding uncharacterized protein LOC144439751: MATVGMADILQREIEYYKDTLETMRDPTDREKTPGIMQRKEDKKSEFSQEDGNQRIRRTSKLGRRNLKGQCPEDTIAELYTAIEMAQDEVITAYEALREVCPPGQEMLRRTDTCTAVTRQLLQAATTRRKGNEGELVKQLQEVLLCDDNASIFSTVSHRTSESTSAKRTDAAAELAAQEAELRILKVKEEKQDELDAIKYQQEQLTREIERLEKEKEIEKARARFKVYDEEFNKVSIADESKPFLANGPYSSTPVSRHNTTNQFMHQTSAPDDTLSITRALQDSLTMSRLPTPEPFVFSGDPLQYVQWKTSFKTLIDNRNISSAEKMYYLKRYLGGTASKAVEGFFYSTSEESYKGAWKLLEERYGHPFRVQKAFRDRLSKWQKIGPKDSAGLQEFADFLRACRDATPHVTGLRILDDCEENRKLLAKLPDWAAARWNRQVTDIMDRTGEYPTFEDFVTYTSKEAHIACNPISSLSCMREYSNAAEPKETKDTGRRVNRNKGTTLATGSTAVNDKQSKENTYVPKPCLLCKKLDHQLSTCPEFKSKTLEQRKQFIQENRVCFSCLKVGHNSRDCRRKLTCEKCKKRHPTILHDEKREKASTETTTESKVEASVVSCNVQSGSGFSTSMIVPVWVSSRESPSNEVLTYALLDTQSDSSFVLEDIAQSLAVNLQPVRLKLSTMTSASSVTNCYAVSDLCVRGMSTPDRIMIQQAYTRDFIPADRSHIPTSSTAQKWQHLQRIAHDIAPLQGCEVGILIGYNCPQALAPRETIVGKNEEPYAIKTDLGWSIIGYTETESCSYAASVCHRIIVKEAPCISPKEVIRALESDFTEKGHGEKVISQEDLQFLNSMETSIQQTENGHYSMPLPFKSTRPTLPNNKRTAVVRLNHLKRKFATNPKYYDDYKKFMDDIIDKGDAERVSSKEEEDRVWYIPHHGVYHPQKPEKIRVVFDCSARFKGTSLNNHLLTGPDLINGLVGVLCRFRKNPVAVMCDIERMFHQFLVNKEDRDYLRFLWWENGDITNEPVVYRMKVHLFGAASSPGCANFGLKYLASQHEAEFPVAANFIRKNFYVDDGLTSTELEREAIQLVNETQAVCAKGGLHLHKFISNSREVMEAIPVSERAAGIKNVNLSLDSLPIERALGIQWCVETDTFKFGIQVKEQPPTQRGILSTVASIYDPLGFLAPFILIGKGILQEMCRNGINWDEPLPDNLRPRWERWKAEFVNLRKIEIPRCYKPPEFGCIKAAELHHFSDACTNGYGQCSYLRLIGENKVHCSLICGKARVTPIKVVTIPRLELTAAVVSSNMSSILKDELELKLDREYFWTDSKVVLGYIANEARRFHVFVANRIQRIRQASTPNQWRYVPTEENPADIASRGAFIPELLASNWFTGPTFLWDTELTTAEEPAYELSVGDPEVRNVMTFMTAASPKPFRLENRLSRFSTWPKAVGAVARIRRLLKNKKGSDESSNPKERQEAETYIIKVIQGQTFGMEINSLRSSNTMKSNSSIYRLNPFLDSKGVLRVGGRLEKAGVSDSVKHPAIIPKDSEVARLLISHIHNKVQHQGRGMTFNELRANGYWIIGGLKAVAIHVYRCIKCRRLRRPVAEQKMANLPEDRVEPSPPFTFCGMDCFGPFMIKDGRRECKRYGLLFTCMCSRAIHIEVLDDMSTDSFINGLRCFIAIRGRVQRLRSDQGTNFVGAKNEFEDSLKELDTERIKVFLTENQCEFVMNPPHASHVGGVWERQIKTVRSVLSSIIHQSQGRLDTSSLRTFLYEVMAIVNSRPLTTENLSDPMSPEPLTPNHLLTMKSRAALPPPGKFVREDL, translated from the exons ATGGCAACTGTAGGAATGGCGGACATACTGCAAAGGGAAATAGAGTACTATAAAGACACTTTAGAAACAATGCGTGATCCAACTGACAGAGAGAAAACACCAGGTATCATGCAAAGAAAAGAAGACAAGAAATCAGAATTCAGCCAAGAGGATGGTAACCAGAGAATACGCAGAA CAAGCAAGTTAGGACGTAGAAACTTAAAGGGACAGTGTCCAGAAGACACCATTGCTGAGTTATACACTGCTATAGAAATGGCCCAAGATGAAGTGATCACAGCATATGAAGCACTACGTGAAGTTTGCCCTCCAGGCCAAGAAATGTTGCGACGAACTGACACATGTACAGCAGTTACTCGCCAACTCCTACAAGCAGCAACAACGAGAAGAAAGGGAAACGAAGGGGAGCTTGTTAAACAACTACAAGAGGTATTGTTATGTGACGACAATGCTTCTATATTCAGTACGGTGTCACATAGAACCTCAGAGAGCACGTCAGCAAAACGCACAGATGCTGCAGCTGAACTTGCAGCACAGGAAGCAGAGTTAAGGATTTTGAAAGTTAAAGAAGAAAAGCAAGATGAATTGGATGCGATTAAATATCAACAGGAGCAGCTGACAAGAGAGATAGAGCGCCTAGAGAAGGAAAAGGAGATAGAGAAGGCCAGAGCCAGATTTAAAGTATATGATGAAGAGTTCAATAAGGTCAGCATTGCTGATGAAAGTAAACCATTCCTGGCAAATGGCCCATATAGTTCAACTCCAGTCTCAAGGCACAACACAACAAACCAATTCATGCACCAAACTTCTGCTCCAGATGATACATTGTCTATAACTCGTGCTCTACAAGACAGTTTAACAATGAGCAGACTTCCAACGCCAGAGCCCTTTGTATTTAGTGGGGATCCACTTCAGTATGTGCAGTGGAAAACAAGCTTCAAGACACTGATTGATAACAGAAATATCTCATCAGCTGAAAAGATGTACTACTTAAAGCGGTACTTGGGAGGAACAGCATCCAAGGCAGTTGAAGGTTTCTTCTACAGTACTTCTGAAGAGTCATACAAGGGAGCATGGAAACTCCTAGAAGAACGTTATGGTCATCCATTCAGAGTGCAGAAAGCATTCAGAGACAGATTGTCAAAGTGGCAGAAAATAGGACCAAAAGATTCTGCAGGTCTACAAGAATTTGCCGATTTTCTGAGGGCTTGCAGGGACGCTACCCCACATGTAACAGGTTTAAGGATCTTAGACGATTGTGAAGAGAATAGAAAGTTATTGGCCAAACTGCCAGACTGGGCTGCTGCACGATGGAATAGGCAGGTCACAGACATAATGGATCGTACAGGTGAATACCCAACATTTGAAGACTTTGTCACCTATACGAGCAAAGAAGCACATATAGCATGTAACCCcatatcatcattatcatgtATGAGGGAATACAGCAATGCTGCAGAACCAAAGGAGACGAAAGATACAGGGAGAAGAGTAAACAGAAATAAAGGCACCACACTAGCTACAGGTTCAACAGCAGTCAACGACAAACAAAGTAAGGAAAATACATATGTGCCTAAGCCTTGCCTGCTATGTAAGAAGCTGGATCATCAACTTAGCACATGTCCTGAATTCAAGAGTAAGACTCTGGAGCAAAGAAAGCAGTTTATTCAAGAAAACAGAGTATGCTTCAGCTGTCTCAAGGTAGGACACAATTCGAGAGATTGTCGTCGAAAACTAACCTGTGAAAAGTGTAAGAAGAGGCACCCAACTATTCTACACGATGAGAAGAGAGAAAAGGCATCTACTGAGACAACCACAGAGAGTAAAGTAGAAGCTTCAGTGGTGTCATGTAATGTTCAATCAGGAAGTGGCTTTAGTACGTCTATGATTGTGCCAGTATGGGTTTCATCCAGGGAGTCACCATCAAATGAAGTCCTAACTTATGCATTATTGGATACCCAGAGTGACTCATCATTTGTACTGGAAGATATAGCACAGTCTCTAGCCGTTAACCTTCAGCCAGTAAGATTGAAGCTTTCAACGATGACTTCAGCATCATCTGTTACTAACTGCTATGCTGTCTCCGATCTATGTGTCAGAGGAATGTCAACACCTGACCGCATAATGATTCAACAGGCATACACAAGAGACTTCATACCAGCTGATAGATCACACATCCCTACATCAAGTACAGCACAGAAATGGCAACATCTCCAAAGAATAGCTCACGACATTGCACCCCTACAAGGCTGTGAAGTTGGAATACTTATTGGATATAATTGCCCACAAGCATTGGCCCCAAGAGAAACCATAGTTGGAAAAAATGAAGAGCCATATGCTATCAAAACAGATCTGGGATGGAGTATCATTGGCTACACTGAAACAGAGTCATGTAGCTATGCTGCTAGTGTATGTCATCGTATAATAGTCAAGGAGGCGCCATGTATATCCCCCAAAGAGGTAATCCGTGCACTGGAGTCAGATTTCACAGAGAAAGGTCATGGAGAGAAAGTCATATCTCAAGAAGATCTTCAGTTTCTCAACAGTATGGAGACAAGCATTCAGCAAACAGAAAACGGTCACTACAGTATGCCTCTTCCCTTCAAGTCTACAAGGCCTACATTGCCAAATAACAAGAGAACAGCAGTTGTTCGTCTCAATCACCTGAAGAGAAAGTTTGCAACTAACCCCAAGTACTATGATGATTACAAGAAATTCATGGATGACATCATAGATAAAGGTGATGCAGAGAGAGTTAGCAGTAAAGAGGAAGAAGATAGAGTGTGGTACATCCCTCATCATGGTGTTTACCATCCTCAAAAGCCTGAGAAGATACGAGTCGTGTTCGACTGCTCTGCACGATTCAAAGGAACATCACTGAACAATCATCTCCTCACTGGTCCTGACTTAATAAATGGCTTAGTTGGAGTACTGTGCAGGTTCAGGAAGAATCCAGTAGCAGTGATGTGCGATATAGAGAGAATGTTCCACCAGTTCCTTGTCAACAAGGAAGATCGTGACTATTTACGGTTCTTATGGTGGGAGAATGGTGACATTACTAATGAGCCTGTTGTCTACCGAATGAAGGTACACCTATTTGGGGCTGCTTCTTCTCCTGGGTGTGCCAACTTTGGATTGAAGTATCTTGCAAGCCAACATGAGGCAGAATTTCCAGTGGCAGCAAACTTCATAAGAAAGAACTTCTACGTAGATGATGGCCTCACCAGTACAGAGTTAGAGAGAGAAGCAATCCAGTTGGTAAATGAAACACAAGCCGTGTGTGCAAAAGGAGGATTGCATCTTCATAAGTTCATATCTAATAGCAGAGAAGTAATGGAAGCCATCCCTGTTAGCGAGAGAGCAGCAGGAATAAAGAATGTCAACCTAAGTCTTGACAGTCTACCAATAGAGAGAGCATTAGGGATCCAGTGGTGCGTAGAGACAGATACATTCAAGTTTGGAATTCAGGTCAAGGAACAACCACCTACCCAGCGCGGCATCCTGTCCACAGTAGCGTCTATTTATGACCCATTGGGTTTTCTTGCACCATTCATACTTATAGGCAAGGGAATCCTACAAGAGATGTGTCGAAATGGGATCAACTGGGATGAACCCCTACCAGACAACTTACGTCCACGGTGGGAGAGATGGAAAGCCGAATTTGTTAACCTGAGAAAAATAGAAATTCCTCGATGCTACAAGCCACCTGAATTCGGATGCATTAAAGCTGCAGAGTTGCACCACTTTTCAGATGCCTGTACAAATGGTTATGGTCAGTGCTCATACTTACGGTTGATTGGTGAGAATAAAGTACACTGCTCCTTAATTTGTGGCAAGGCAAGAGTAACGCCAATCAAAGTTGTCACAATTCCTCGCTTGGAATTGACAGCTGCAGTGGTATCTTCAAACATGAGCAGCATTCTAAAGGATGAACTAGAGCTGAAGTTAGATAGAGAATACTTCTGGACCGACTCCAAAGTGGTGTTAGGGTACATTGCCAATGAAGCTCGAAGGTTTCATGTGTTTGTAGCGAATAGAATCCAGAGAATCAGACAAGCCTCTACACCCAATCAGTGGCGCTATGTACCAACAGAAGAAAACCCTGCAGACATTGCATCCAGAGGTGCCTTCATACCTGAATTGCTTGCCTCAAACTGGTTTACAGGACCTACATTTCTGTGGGATACAGAGTTAACCACGGCAGAAGAACCAGCTTATGAGTTGAGTGTCGGTGATCCAGAGGTGAGAAACGTGATGACATTTATGACTGCTGCATCACCAAAGCCATTCAGATTGGAGAATCGCCTATCACGCTTCTCGACATGGCCCAAAGCTGTTGGTGCTGTAGCACGAATAAGAAGACTTCTAAAGAATAAGAAAGGTAGTGATGAGTCGTCAAACCCAAAGGAGAGACAAGAAGCAGAAACATATATAATCAAAGTCATCCAAGGTCAAACTTTTGGCATGGAAATCAATTCATTGAGATCATCGAATACAATGAAGAGCAACAGTAGCATATACAGGTTAAACCCGTTCCTTGATAGCAAAGGTGTATTGAGAGTGGGAGGTCGATTAGAGAAGGCAGGTGTCTCAGACAGTGTGAAACATCCAGCCATCATTCCTAAAGATAGTGAAGTTGCAAGGTTGCTCATTTCCCACATCCACAACAAGGTCCAGCATCAAGGAAGAGGAATGACCTTCAATGAGCTAAGAGCCAATGGCTATTGGATAATAGGTGGATTAAAGGCTGTAGCTATTCATGTCTACAGGTGCATCAAATGTCGACGACTTCGCCGTCCAGTAGCTGAACAGAAAATGGCCAACCTTCCAGAAGACAGAGTAGAACCTTCCCCACCTTTCACCTTTTGCGGTATGGACTGCTTTGGTCCCTTTATGATAAAGGATGGAAGAAGGGAGTGTAAGAGATATGGATTGCTTTTCACCTGTATGTGTTCAAGAGCTATTCATATTGAAGTCCTTGACGATATGTCTACAGATAGCTTTATCAATGGTTTGCGCTGTTTTATTGCCATCAGAGGTAGAGTACAGCGACTCCGCTCAGACCAAGGTACCAATTTTGTAGGAGCGAAGAATGAATTTGAAGATTCATTGAAAGAGTTGGATACAGAAAGGATAAAGGTGTTCCTTACAGAGAATCAGTGTGAGTTTGTGATGAATCCTCCACACGCTAGTCATGTCGGTGGTGTATGGGAGCGCCAGATCAAGACAGTGAGAAGTGTATTATCATCTATCATACATCAATCGCAAGGTCGACTTGATACGTCATCTTTGCGAACATTCCTCTACGAAGTTATGGCCATAGTGAATAGTCGTCCACTTACAACAGAGAATCTAAGTGATCCAATGAGTCCTGAACCACTGACACCCAATCATTTGCTCACCATGAAATCAAGAGCAGCTCTTCCCCCGCCAGGTAAATTTGTTAGGGAGGACTTGTAA